The genome window GTATTTATCGAGGCCGCTCCTGAGCACTTGCAGGTTTTCCTTCAGCGCGACTTCCTTTGATTTTTCCACCGAGCCGAAATAGCGGGGAATGGCAATCGTCAGCAGCAGCGAGATGATCGCCAGCACCACCAGCAATTCGACCAGGGTAAAACCGCGGCGCGGAGTAGAGCAGGGCATCGACATCACCATTCCTTGAGCGGCACGCCGTTCAGGCCCACCTTGGTCGAGCGCGAGGCGACGTCGAATACGTCCTCGCCTTCGCTGGGATTGTCTGGCGGCGAGGCATAGGCGCGCTTGCTCCAACTGTCGGCGGCGCTGCCTTCTTCCCTGGGCTGGAATGGGTCGCGCGGCAGGCGGCGCAAAAAATAGATGTTCTGCTTCGAGGGACTGCGCTGGTCGGGCACGCCCTCGACCAGTTCCTCAAGTTTTTTCGGATAGCCGGAGGCGCCCAGCGACAGCTTGATGCGGCCATTGTCCGAGGCGCGCTTGTAGGTATCGATGGCTTCGCGTATCTCGATCAGGGCGCTGCGCAATTCCTGCTCCTTCGCCCGTTGCAAGG of Janthinobacterium sp. PAMC25594 contains these proteins:
- a CDS encoding type IV pilin protein; protein product: MITLAIMATLATVAVPMAQVALQRAKEQELRSALIEIREAIDTYKRASDNGRIKLSLGASGYPKKLEELVEGVPDQRSPSKQNIYFLRRLPRDPFQPREEGSAADSWSKRAYASPPDNPSEGEDVFDVASRSTKVGLNGVPLKEW